The proteins below come from a single Triticum aestivum cultivar Chinese Spring chromosome 5D, IWGSC CS RefSeq v2.1, whole genome shotgun sequence genomic window:
- the LOC123122829 gene encoding binding partner of ACD11 1 produces MEEGRRGTRTVRVRNISDLAGEREVREFFSFSGEIDHVDITPDGAAAGRTAYVTFKDAKALEIALLLSGATIVDRVVNITSAEDYIYIPVNEQQLVMNEVTSTAPTADLGQPTEANASPTSVYASKAHDVMTTVIARGSAIRQDAVNKAKSFDEKHQLRANASARISSFDRRVGLSEKLNTGISVVNEKVKTVDQRLHVSDKTMAALLAAERKLNDTGSAVKTNRYVSAGTSWLNGAFSKVAKAGHVAGSRTREKFQIAVSNISAKGPAVVA; encoded by the exons ATGGAG gaggggaggagggggacgAGGACGGTGCGGGTGCGGAACATCTCAGATCTGGCCGGGGAGCGGGAGGTGCGcgagttcttctccttctccggcGAAATCGACCACGTCGACATCACCCC tgacggggcggcggcggggaggacggCCTACGTCACCTTCAAGGACGCCAAGGCCCTGGAgatcgcgctgctgctctcg GGAGCAACAATTGTGGATCGAGTTGTGAACATAACCTCTGCTGAAGATTACATCTACATCCCTGTTAATGAACAG CAACTTGTGATGAATGAGGTGACAAGTACAGCTCCTACTGCAGATTTGGGACAACCTACTGAG GCCAACGCAAGCCCCACTAGTGTTTATGCCAGCAAGGCTCATGATGTCATGACAACTGTGATCGCAAGGGGTTCAGCAATTCGACAAGATGCTGTGAATAAAGCTAAATCATTTGACGAGAAGCATCAGTTAAGGGCTAATGCGTCAGCTAGGATCAGTTCCTTCGATAGGCGTGTTGGCCTTTCAGAGAAGTTAAATACTGGGATATCTGTCGTAAATGAAAAGGTGAAAACTGTGGACCAAAGGTTACATGTTTCTGACAAAACAATGGCTGCTTTGCTGGCTGCAGAGCGCAAGCTAAACGATACAGGCTCTGCTGTGAAAACCAACAG GTATGTGTCTGCTGGAACAAGCTGGCTGAATGGTGCCTTCAGCAAGGTCGCCAAGGCTGGACATGTTGCTGGCTCAAGAACAAGAGAAAAGTTCCAGATAGCTGTGTCAAATATATCAGCCAAA GGGCCTGCTGTCGTTGCTTGA
- the LOC123122828 gene encoding mucin-17, with protein MVGYCCFLFRAHARAPAEHLVGQFASGMTSLLGKLVEGWTTLNGSDSDAVARQFTPFVAERTHRPTGCRGRYDYNSSQELPDMQDELDGDAGLDKDDDDDMENVQHETDDDEHVEVRAGGKKDKAASDVPPPEKVIEQTVARDKGVSPSKRGRAPEDVGQGSVGKRSRTDPVAARRSEATAGGRAVTKKQAPTPTRVSARLNKGAPIAGDTPSIRSSPRTLMSNTGDPVVLEDLRKTVKKVKKTTTRVTKQNCRDPLERIHLKPSTGGNSDVHEAPVDKTAAAPSTIPTSSDASSRPSPPVVDVHATTTGIRTSGGDESISARTAEILPTLLAMRDAAVPHATRSASVEVDAPDINLSKEDSRSSDTDSKRVAGGTSASIKEGAAVTIQNEMPSTGETLGTTAPASGGPEVATATVSRAGLPPRRRSPRKQSADIPNAPAVARSSRDDSGYVPASTLFPPPAKSNVMEKTEVRSTTDAGGKPGTTDGGERPEQTSLPAVENPSLNLHTSKLPVNIGVPYSPNKKIGKKVAVHTAGSTPRPTNKPDDTAADEAEMFVDLSPLDSAKQLPRDPAGKEERHPMAFTPPSCSLGIDHCQDEPVVQDPMPVAFAFPAGMAPMMAQPMADGRKTVKFAEPIVQATPEEIMPSLDEAYRRVEEATLQRRSSQGQGQSSSNVPAESVTEDTVRSATPDSVRQHRVVHAPPADDYEPEVKATKEQNQL; from the exons ATGGTTGGTTACTGTTGCTTTTTGTTTCGTGCACATGCGAGGGCACCTGCTGAGCATCTAGTTGGGCAGTTTGCTTCCGGCATGACCAGCTTGCttgggaagttggttgagggttggacgacacttaatggctctgacagcgacgcggttgcgaggcagttcacacCATTTGTTGCAGAACGGACACATCGGCCAACTGGTTGCCGTGGCCGGTACGACTACAACAGCTCCCAGGAGCTTCCTGACATgcaagatgaactagatggagatgCTGGTCTCGACAAGGACGATGATGATGACATGGAGAATGTGCAACATGAAACCGACGACGATGAACATGTTGAAGTTCGTGCAGGTGGTAAGAAGGACAAGGCTGCATCAGATGTCCCCCCACCGGAGAAAGTCATTGAACAGACAGTTGCGAGAGACAAGGGGGTGTCGCCCTCAAAGAGGGGCagggctccagaggatgttgggcagggctctgttggcaagaggtctaggaccgatcccgtagctgctaggaggag TGAGGCGACAGCGGGTGGACGAGCAGTTACAAAGAAACAagcaccaacgccaacccgtgtttctgcccGATTGAACAAGGGTGCTCCCATTGCTGGTGACACCCCTTCCATTAGGTCGTCTCCTCGTACATTGAtgtccaacaccggggatcctgtcgtgttggAAGACTTAAGGAAGACAGTCAAGAA ggtgaagaagactaccacACGCGTGACCAAGCAGAACTGTAGAGACCCACTTGAACGCATTCATTTGAAGCCGTCGACAGGTGGCAACTCAGATGTTCATGAGGCGCCAGTCGACAAAACTGCTGCTGCACCGTCCACTATTCCCACTAGCTCTGATGCAAGCAGCCGACCATCTCCGCCGGTTGTAGATGTGCATGCTAcaacaacaggcatccgtacatctggGGGTGATGAGTCAATATCTGCCAGGACTGCTGAGATATTGCCCACTCTGCTGGCAATGAGGGATGCTGCTGTGCCCCATGCCACCcgatcagcaagtgttgaagtggacgctccagatatcaacctaagcaaggaagattcccgctcatctgatacGGATTCCAAGCGTGTGGCTGGTGGCACTTCTGCGTCCATAAAAGAAGGTGCTGCGGTGACAATTCAGAATGAGATGCCATCCACAGGTGAGActcttggcacaacagctccagcttctGGTGGTCCAGAGGTTGCTACGGCGACCGTTTCGcgagctggtcttccacctaggcggcgtagcccccgcaagcaatctgcagacatacccaacgcaccagctgtagctaggagcagcagagatgactctggttatgtgcctgcgtccacactgttcccaccacctgccaaaagcaatgttATGGAGAAAACGGAAGTCCGGAGTACAACTGACGCAGGTGGCAAGCCGGGCACGACTGACGGAGGTGAACGTCCGGAGCAGACGTCTTTACCCGCCGTGGAGAACCCCAGCTTAAATCTGCACACTTCTAAGCTCCCAGTCAACATTGGTGTCCcatacagcccaaacaagaagattggcaAGAAAGTTGCGGTTCATACCGCTGGCAGCACGCCCCGCCCTACCAATAAGCCTGATGATACTGCAGCAGATGAGGCAGAAATGTTTGTTGATCTGTCACCCCTGGATTCTGCGAAGCAACTTCCTCGCGATCCGGCTGGTAAGgaggagaggcacccaatggccttcaccccaccgagctgTAGCCTTGGCATCGATCACTGTCAAGATGAACCAGTGGTGCAAGATCCtatgccagttgcctttgctttcccggcaggcatggccccaatgatggcgcagccaatggctGATGGCAGGAAGACTGTGAAGTTTGCAGAGCCGATAGTGCAAG CCACCCCTGAAGAGATTATgccgtcacttgatgaagcttaccgcagGGTTGAGGAGGCAacattgcagaggaggtcctcacaAGGTCAGGGGCAATCAAGTTCTAACGTGCCTGCTGAGTCGGTAACCGAGGATACCGTTAGAAGTGCCACCCCTGATTCTGTGAGGCAGCATAGGGTAGTTCACGCACCACCCGCGGATGACTATGAGCCCGAAGTCAAGGCCACAAAGGAGCAGAACCAACTGTAA